In Nocardia asteroides, a single genomic region encodes these proteins:
- a CDS encoding YbaB/EbfC family nucleoid-associated protein gives MVNRRLHEDMALMLNGLSEQMRDIAEVQRKRSLLTATVTACEKRIEVTVNADGLLVETKFADDILDLEMDEIALNITAAVQQAAAKVAEQAAELMKPVGERRDSLPALSDIVDGAPDLRGFIPQPPVTPTVPPTSPEWPENRDNDVHDAAPPSIVADREL, from the coding sequence ATGGTGAATCGCCGGTTGCACGAAGACATGGCGCTCATGCTCAACGGCCTGAGCGAGCAGATGCGCGACATCGCGGAGGTGCAGCGCAAGCGCTCGCTGCTGACCGCGACGGTGACCGCGTGTGAGAAACGCATCGAGGTCACCGTGAACGCGGACGGCCTGCTCGTGGAGACCAAGTTCGCCGACGACATCCTCGACCTGGAGATGGACGAGATCGCCCTGAACATCACGGCGGCGGTCCAGCAGGCGGCCGCGAAGGTCGCCGAGCAGGCCGCCGAGTTGATGAAACCGGTTGGCGAGCGGCGTGATTCGCTGCCCGCGCTCTCCGATATCGTCGACGGCGCGCCCGACCTGCGCGGGTTCATTCCGCAGCCGCCGGTCACCCCGACGGTGCCGCCGACCTCACCGGAGTGGCCGGAGAACCGGGACAACGACGTGCACGATGCGGCCCCGCCATCGATCGTCGCCGACCGGGAGCTGTGA
- a CDS encoding ESX secretion-associated protein EspG → MSGRWAFTDMEFALICDREGHGAVPEPFTFTSRIPLAEDYAAERRRVLAELRARGDSELAVLAEAIARPDVSLAIHAWDEADFAAHEQHVRVHAVRSRARGYVITQRPGETLWHSGGFDVAECDPHAVAEVALGCLPFANAGRSLEIPLPDADAEPDRGSSPIGPSIGDEAADADAERGAAFLATRAERAGDLQLFQGRSKFGPRGRVGMRLEWRDLPGDGRYVIRRNAHMRVATGMGTKAMVEWVDEQVAEILLRLDRHMENEE, encoded by the coding sequence GTGAGCGGTCGGTGGGCCTTCACCGACATGGAGTTCGCGCTGATCTGTGACCGGGAGGGGCACGGCGCCGTCCCGGAGCCCTTCACCTTCACCAGCCGGATCCCGCTCGCCGAGGACTACGCCGCCGAGCGGCGCCGGGTGCTGGCCGAACTGCGCGCCCGGGGCGATTCCGAGCTCGCCGTTCTCGCCGAGGCGATCGCCAGACCCGATGTGAGCCTGGCGATTCACGCCTGGGACGAGGCGGATTTCGCGGCGCACGAGCAGCATGTGCGGGTGCACGCCGTGCGGAGCCGCGCCCGCGGCTACGTGATCACCCAGCGCCCGGGGGAGACCCTGTGGCACAGCGGCGGGTTCGACGTGGCCGAGTGCGATCCGCATGCCGTCGCCGAGGTCGCGCTCGGCTGCCTGCCGTTCGCGAACGCGGGGCGATCGCTGGAGATCCCGCTGCCCGACGCGGATGCCGAGCCGGACCGTGGCTCGTCCCCGATCGGCCCGTCGATCGGGGACGAGGCGGCCGACGCCGACGCCGAGCGCGGCGCCGCGTTCCTGGCCACGCGGGCCGAGCGGGCGGGTGATCTGCAGCTCTTCCAGGGCCGGTCGAAGTTCGGCCCCCGCGGCCGGGTCGGGATGCGGCTGGAGTGGCGCGATCTGCCGGGCGACGGCCGCTACGTCATCCGGCGGAACGCGCACATGCGGGTGGCCACCGGAATGGGGACCAAGGCAATGGTCGAGTGGGTGGACGAACAGGTCGCGGAGATCCTGCTTCGCCTCGACCGGCACATGGAGAACGAGGAATGA
- a CDS encoding WXG100 family type VII secretion target: protein MSQNPQINACQQLQKQTKNGLLQFDPADALTGATACQELIDDLIGMKDAIENLGLTTMPVIASAGSEQVLASGATLTNVYNTKAAHLRDVLSDQIQIITMMGDTFVAAGKKYQSTDSASADSISALEGVSMPTTPTAYQENLNAGGVPSATLAEPSGGKFQRDFPGDDTPRYEGGDAYTVPQFLTSFGAKDATVRVDIEPKDSLDMKEMHKLYLHLDPASIIARARSWYALALTLTERLNDMVGAILPLNESWIGTGGQAAQKAVTDYQASIKPLNQAMIAMSTNLQYTAQWVAFTKISMPQDPDPGICCPGKVTRRYRAEWQRHYGDGMKNTVENMPAIPGAPDMHGNPTFAPPAGDTEGGDAGGGDIDGGDIPGAGDGNGDLTQFDSEEEAYAAGYEQGLQQAGLGPGQNSLFGPGADSLGGGIGTTANPYLPKESVRWPADSLTAAQSQNPLDAAALAGESPMTPSIPAASMPSAPGGADGGQSAGGGAKPSSAQSPRVPSVDELMNAMGGEPQGPGSGVPTAALPSSAATPGGGESGGGASGGGGIPGGGGIPGGGAAGGGKPSSAQSPRVPSVDELMDSLGQGGGGSAGLPAATPPKTPSVADLLGKLTGTSPDKLPAALRDTPITTPDGQEEPTLADALSQLTGVPVDQMPEELKNMPLSEALGPESPLGALGGDAPRAGLPGESPLSGLLGGQNGGGSIGDIIGKLTDAALQGIQSIAQLGDLPGMEGLQNLFDPAQIEQNLDSLLGGPGKLDELAGALGAAGGGGATGGGGGGGAGIPEVAQPLPSYSEQTAGQVFPRASLDGSDTQLSPAGAQGGQQGTPGTGAPMAPGAGGAGAQNAGGNDHKPGKFLHSRVNLDEVFDAVPDRVRPVIEP from the coding sequence ATGAGCCAGAACCCGCAGATCAACGCCTGCCAGCAGCTGCAGAAGCAGACCAAGAACGGGCTCCTGCAGTTCGACCCCGCCGATGCGCTCACCGGCGCGACGGCCTGCCAGGAGCTGATCGACGACCTCATCGGCATGAAGGACGCGATCGAGAACCTCGGGCTGACGACCATGCCCGTCATCGCCTCCGCCGGTTCCGAGCAGGTCCTCGCCTCCGGCGCCACGCTGACCAACGTCTACAACACCAAGGCCGCGCACCTGCGCGACGTGCTCTCCGATCAGATCCAGATCATCACGATGATGGGCGATACCTTCGTCGCCGCGGGCAAGAAGTACCAGTCGACCGATTCCGCCAGCGCCGACAGCATCAGCGCGCTCGAGGGTGTCTCGATGCCGACGACCCCGACGGCGTATCAGGAGAACCTGAACGCGGGCGGTGTTCCCAGCGCCACGCTCGCCGAACCGTCCGGGGGCAAGTTCCAGCGCGACTTCCCCGGCGACGACACCCCGCGCTACGAGGGCGGCGACGCCTACACCGTCCCGCAGTTCCTGACCTCCTTCGGCGCCAAGGACGCGACCGTCCGGGTGGACATCGAGCCCAAGGACAGCCTCGACATGAAGGAGATGCACAAGCTGTACCTGCATCTCGACCCCGCTTCGATCATCGCGCGCGCGCGATCCTGGTACGCGCTGGCCCTCACCCTCACCGAGCGGCTGAACGACATGGTCGGGGCAATCCTGCCGCTGAACGAGAGCTGGATCGGCACCGGCGGCCAGGCAGCGCAGAAGGCGGTCACCGACTACCAGGCATCGATCAAACCGCTGAATCAGGCGATGATCGCGATGAGCACGAATCTCCAGTACACCGCGCAGTGGGTGGCCTTCACCAAGATCTCCATGCCGCAGGATCCCGACCCCGGGATCTGCTGCCCCGGCAAGGTCACCCGGCGCTACCGGGCCGAGTGGCAGCGGCACTACGGCGACGGCATGAAGAACACCGTCGAGAACATGCCCGCCATCCCCGGCGCGCCCGACATGCACGGCAACCCGACCTTCGCGCCGCCCGCGGGCGACACCGAGGGCGGTGATGCCGGGGGCGGTGACATCGACGGCGGTGACATCCCGGGAGCCGGGGACGGCAACGGCGACCTGACGCAGTTCGACAGCGAGGAGGAAGCCTACGCGGCCGGCTACGAGCAGGGGCTGCAGCAGGCGGGGCTCGGGCCCGGCCAGAACAGCCTGTTCGGCCCGGGCGCCGATAGCCTCGGCGGCGGTATCGGCACGACCGCCAACCCCTATCTCCCGAAGGAGAGCGTGCGGTGGCCGGCGGACTCGCTCACAGCGGCGCAATCGCAGAACCCGCTCGACGCGGCAGCGCTCGCCGGGGAATCCCCGATGACCCCGTCGATTCCGGCCGCGAGCATGCCGAGCGCGCCGGGAGGCGCGGATGGCGGCCAGAGCGCGGGCGGCGGCGCGAAGCCGTCGTCGGCGCAGTCACCGCGGGTGCCTTCGGTCGACGAGCTGATGAACGCGATGGGCGGGGAGCCCCAGGGGCCGGGCTCGGGTGTGCCGACCGCGGCGCTGCCGAGTTCCGCGGCGACCCCCGGCGGCGGCGAGTCCGGTGGTGGTGCGTCGGGCGGCGGTGGCATCCCCGGCGGCGGTGGCATCCCGGGGGGTGGCGCCGCCGGCGGCGGCAAGCCGTCGTCGGCGCAGTCACCGCGGGTGCCATCGGTCGATGAGCTGATGGACAGCCTCGGGCAGGGCGGCGGCGGATCGGCCGGACTGCCCGCGGCCACGCCGCCCAAGACACCGTCGGTGGCCGACCTGCTCGGCAAGCTCACCGGCACCTCGCCGGACAAACTGCCCGCGGCGCTGCGGGACACCCCGATCACCACACCCGACGGGCAGGAGGAGCCCACCCTCGCCGACGCGCTCTCCCAGCTCACCGGCGTTCCGGTGGATCAGATGCCGGAGGAGCTGAAGAACATGCCGCTCTCCGAGGCGCTCGGGCCGGAGTCCCCGCTCGGGGCGCTCGGCGGGGATGCCCCGCGGGCCGGGCTTCCCGGCGAATCGCCGCTGTCCGGCCTGCTCGGCGGGCAGAACGGCGGGGGCAGCATCGGCGACATCATCGGCAAACTCACCGATGCGGCGCTGCAGGGCATCCAGTCCATCGCGCAGCTGGGCGACCTCCCCGGGATGGAAGGGCTGCAGAACCTGTTCGACCCCGCCCAGATCGAGCAGAACCTGGACAGCCTGCTCGGCGGCCCCGGCAAACTGGACGAGCTGGCCGGGGCGCTCGGTGCGGCGGGGGGCGGCGGAGCGACAGGCGGCGGCGGTGGCGGCGGCGCGGGCATTCCGGAGGTCGCCCAGCCCCTGCCCTCCTACTCCGAGCAGACCGCGGGCCAGGTCTTTCCGCGGGCGAGTCTGGACGGCTCGGATACCCAGCTCAGCCCGGCCGGAGCGCAGGGCGGGCAGCAGGGCACACCCGGCACCGGCGCGCCGATGGCGCCGGGTGCGGGCGGGGCGGGCGCGCAGAACGCGGGCGGCAACGATCACAAGCCGGGCAAGTTCCTGCACTCCCGGGTCAACCTGGACGAGGTCTTCGACGCCGTACCCGATCGGGTGCGGCCGGTGATCGAGCCGTGA
- a CDS encoding ESX secretion-associated protein EspG, which translates to MIRRWEFSDLEFKVLCEDVRPGEIPDPFTYTSTIRSAAALETATAGVLRDFRDRYDPDLEDLADALSKPDVAVTAEAWNDRDIENPKEWIRVLGLRRRARGFVIRQHPGETVLHSAGFDVVECDPHALADRVLALLPVTESGRDTPIPILDPAVRNPGGETAYSSMISDNDDPDDRDSARSAAFFAIPASASGLLRVLQGRSKFGPRGRVETAMLWRDVPGDGRYVMPMSSSPVARGMGTEELVVWVDEHIAEIVDRLERHREDEE; encoded by the coding sequence GTGATCCGGCGCTGGGAGTTCTCCGATCTGGAGTTCAAGGTGCTCTGCGAAGATGTCAGGCCCGGTGAGATACCCGACCCCTTCACCTACACCAGCACCATCCGCTCCGCCGCGGCACTGGAGACCGCGACGGCGGGCGTACTGCGCGACTTCCGCGATCGCTACGACCCCGACCTGGAGGATCTGGCGGACGCCCTGTCCAAGCCCGATGTGGCGGTGACAGCCGAGGCCTGGAACGACCGCGACATCGAGAACCCGAAGGAGTGGATCAGGGTACTCGGGCTGCGCAGGCGGGCCCGCGGCTTCGTGATCAGGCAGCACCCGGGCGAGACCGTGCTGCACAGCGCCGGATTCGATGTCGTGGAGTGCGATCCGCACGCCCTCGCCGACCGGGTGCTCGCGCTGCTGCCGGTAACCGAATCCGGGCGGGACACCCCGATACCGATCCTGGACCCCGCGGTGCGGAACCCCGGCGGTGAGACCGCCTACAGCTCCATGATCTCCGACAACGACGACCCGGACGACCGCGATTCCGCGCGCAGCGCGGCGTTCTTCGCGATTCCGGCCAGTGCCTCCGGGCTGCTCCGGGTGTTACAGGGCCGGTCGAAGTTCGGGCCGCGCGGGCGGGTCGAGACGGCGATGCTCTGGCGCGACGTGCCGGGCGACGGCCGGTACGTGATGCCGATGAGCAGCTCGCCGGTGGCCCGCGGGATGGGCACCGAGGAGCTGGTGGTCTGGGTGGACGAGCACATCGCGGAGATCGTCGACCGGCTGGAGCGGCACCGGGAAGACGAGGAATGA
- a CDS encoding ESX secretion-associated protein EspG, which produces MTGAAWSFGDLEFKALCDEYRRGNLPEPFTFTSRIVRAEPYAAEIDRLRQIVRGTAHPEFQALARAIAAPEVFLVAHSWSDFAHGDPETHVRGHALVHGEHCFVLTQRPGETLWHSRGFDVVARPRAELAATLLALYGEVAAGALPGVAAAPPGERSPFLEAPATASGFVKVLSGARGADGERSEVGMFWRDFTGDGRYAQPLHRSARFALPMGAAELAAWATEQIADVLPAL; this is translated from the coding sequence ATGACCGGCGCCGCATGGAGCTTCGGCGATCTGGAGTTCAAGGCGCTCTGCGACGAGTACCGGCGGGGCAACCTGCCGGAGCCCTTCACCTTCACCAGCCGGATCGTGCGGGCCGAGCCGTACGCCGCCGAGATCGACCGGCTGCGGCAGATCGTGCGGGGTACCGCGCACCCGGAGTTCCAGGCGCTGGCCCGCGCCATCGCCGCTCCCGAGGTGTTCCTGGTGGCGCACTCCTGGAGCGACTTCGCGCACGGCGATCCGGAGACGCACGTGCGCGGGCACGCCCTCGTCCACGGCGAGCACTGCTTCGTGCTCACGCAGCGACCGGGCGAGACGCTGTGGCACAGCCGCGGGTTCGACGTGGTCGCCCGCCCGCGGGCGGAGCTGGCGGCCACGCTGCTCGCGCTCTACGGCGAGGTGGCCGCCGGAGCGCTCCCGGGTGTCGCCGCCGCGCCGCCGGGGGAGCGGTCCCCCTTCCTCGAGGCCCCGGCCACCGCGTCCGGCTTCGTCAAGGTGCTCTCCGGCGCCCGCGGGGCCGACGGGGAGCGCAGCGAGGTCGGCATGTTCTGGCGAGATTTCACCGGTGACGGCCGCTACGCGCAGCCGCTGCACCGCTCCGCGCGGTTCGCCCTGCCGATGGGCGCCGCGGAACTCGCCGCCTGGGCCACCGAACAGATCGCGGACGTGTTGCCCGCGCTCTAG
- a CDS encoding VWA domain-containing protein translates to MATALTKGQNGALPPGPVTVAIRSAVAADVAALLVTAGGKVRSDADFVFFNQPQAPGVALRDGVLTVDPAQLPAEIAQVRVVLTLDDPSGRFGDHPAPVASVTGYEYVVAGLSSESVVIALELYRRGADWKVRAVGQGYAGGFADLVTDHGVSVDDGETAPPVVRSVPGEAKLSLEKRQTLDLRKREVSTVLHARQASDVRARVVLVLDKTGSMAKQYHRRVVHRVVERMVPIAIQLDDDGTLEPYLYALKFAQLPEITVEHAERWCETFLHLNGVHGGIDYGALGARNEELPIIGEIISTLRRGGPPTLVLFFTDGGFAKKREIAELMRTAAELPAFWQFVGLGKANYGLLRSLDEMDGRVVDNAGFFALDDVDLVDDAELYARLLGEFPDWLRAARAAGITG, encoded by the coding sequence ATGGCGACGGCACTGACGAAGGGGCAGAACGGGGCATTGCCCCCCGGCCCGGTGACGGTCGCGATCCGCTCGGCCGTCGCGGCCGACGTCGCCGCGCTACTGGTGACCGCGGGCGGGAAGGTCCGCTCCGACGCGGATTTCGTCTTCTTCAATCAGCCGCAGGCACCGGGTGTCGCCCTGCGCGACGGCGTGCTGACCGTCGACCCCGCGCAGCTGCCCGCGGAGATCGCGCAGGTGCGGGTGGTGCTCACGCTCGACGACCCGAGCGGCCGCTTCGGCGACCACCCGGCCCCGGTGGCGAGCGTGACCGGCTACGAATACGTGGTAGCCGGGCTGAGCAGCGAATCGGTGGTGATCGCGCTGGAGCTGTACCGGCGCGGCGCCGACTGGAAGGTGCGCGCGGTCGGCCAGGGGTACGCGGGCGGCTTCGCCGACCTGGTCACCGACCACGGCGTCTCGGTGGACGACGGGGAAACCGCACCGCCGGTGGTGCGCTCGGTGCCGGGCGAGGCGAAGCTCTCGCTGGAGAAGCGGCAGACGCTCGACCTGCGCAAGCGCGAGGTCTCGACCGTGCTGCACGCCAGGCAGGCGAGCGACGTCAGGGCCCGGGTGGTGCTGGTGCTCGACAAGACCGGAAGCATGGCCAAGCAGTACCACCGCAGGGTGGTGCACCGGGTGGTCGAGCGGATGGTGCCGATCGCCATCCAGCTGGACGACGACGGCACGCTGGAGCCGTACCTCTACGCGCTGAAGTTCGCGCAGCTGCCGGAGATCACGGTCGAGCACGCCGAGCGGTGGTGCGAGACGTTCCTGCACCTCAACGGCGTGCACGGCGGCATCGACTACGGCGCGCTCGGCGCCCGCAACGAGGAGCTGCCGATCATCGGCGAGATCATCTCCACGCTGCGCCGCGGCGGCCCGCCCACCCTCGTGCTCTTCTTCACCGACGGCGGCTTCGCGAAGAAGCGCGAGATCGCCGAGCTCATGCGCACCGCGGCGGAGCTGCCCGCGTTCTGGCAGTTCGTCGGGCTCGGCAAGGCGAACTACGGGCTGCTGCGCTCGCTGGACGAGATGGACGGCCGCGTCGTCGACAACGCCGGGTTCTTCGCGCTGGACGACGTCGACCTGGTGGACGACGCCGAGCTCTACGCGCGGCTGCTCGGCGAATTCCCGGACTGGCTCCGGGCCGCCCGCGCGGCCGGTATCACGGGCTGA
- a CDS encoding TerD family protein gives MERSTTPELSRGAHTEVPGSLLAVVISWRSEHAMDAVALLLGADGTVRSDRDLVFFNAPRHLSQAVTLDQQPEPHTARLSVSLPRTEAAVQRIVIGGALEAGTFAEMSGLTLEVLDASGPVTRFAATGAEPVRALLFGEFYRRDGGWRFRAVGQGWASGLAGLVTEFGVAVAESDRRGPELTRPHRVLPPPPPPAPERADWHPDPDDRTRLRWWDGSGWTTETAVHVPAGSRRCPRCGAELRRRVLGGLAPCRGCEQRVAEYLAQWQARARRVLAADGLDGTGWDDLLAALRYRRIEEHRGRELLREIGIAHAERLVTFAFADGEVLDDELESFEHAVTELRLGGPLIDDLRRRMQRGHTLSRLRGGQLPLVRAPGLHLDPEEAVHLDITAVHLRILARGPRRTEGRLIASNKKLRFTGHGIGTELPWARVVSVRVERGDVVVAATSARGGATFTVADPEYVAAVLEGALRVAKRLVLSPGQRDSRSVPQEVKAAVWQRDGGRCVECGDGHYLEFDHVIPISRGGATSAANLQILCRACNRAKGARI, from the coding sequence ATGGAACGATCCACCACACCGGAGCTGAGTAGGGGCGCGCACACCGAGGTCCCGGGTTCGCTGCTGGCCGTGGTGATTTCGTGGCGCTCCGAGCACGCGATGGACGCGGTCGCGCTGCTGCTCGGCGCCGATGGCACGGTCCGCTCGGATCGGGATCTGGTGTTCTTCAACGCTCCCCGGCACCTCTCCCAGGCCGTCACGCTGGATCAGCAGCCGGAGCCGCACACCGCGCGGCTCAGCGTCTCGCTGCCGCGCACCGAGGCGGCGGTGCAGCGCATCGTGATCGGCGGCGCGCTGGAGGCGGGCACCTTCGCCGAGATGTCCGGGCTGACGCTGGAGGTGCTCGACGCGAGCGGCCCGGTCACGCGGTTCGCCGCCACCGGCGCGGAGCCCGTCCGGGCGCTGTTGTTCGGCGAGTTCTACCGGCGCGACGGCGGTTGGCGGTTCCGCGCGGTCGGCCAGGGCTGGGCGAGCGGGCTGGCCGGGCTGGTCACCGAATTCGGCGTCGCCGTCGCCGAATCCGATCGGCGCGGCCCGGAGCTCACCCGCCCGCACCGGGTTCTGCCGCCGCCACCGCCGCCGGCCCCCGAGCGCGCGGACTGGCACCCCGACCCGGACGACCGCACCCGGCTGCGCTGGTGGGACGGCTCCGGCTGGACCACCGAGACCGCGGTGCACGTGCCGGCAGGCTCCCGGCGCTGCCCGCGCTGCGGTGCCGAGCTGCGCCGCCGCGTGCTCGGCGGCCTCGCGCCCTGCCGCGGCTGTGAGCAGCGGGTCGCCGAGTACCTCGCGCAGTGGCAGGCGCGGGCCCGCCGGGTGCTCGCCGCCGACGGCCTCGACGGCACCGGCTGGGACGACCTGCTCGCCGCGCTGCGCTACCGGCGGATCGAGGAGCACCGGGGCCGGGAGCTGCTGCGCGAGATCGGGATCGCGCACGCGGAGCGGCTGGTCACCTTCGCCTTCGCCGACGGCGAGGTGCTCGACGACGAGCTGGAATCGTTCGAGCACGCCGTCACCGAGCTGCGGCTCGGCGGCCCGCTGATCGACGACCTGCGCCGCCGGATGCAGCGCGGGCACACCCTGAGCAGGCTGCGCGGCGGGCAGCTGCCGCTGGTGCGCGCACCCGGGCTGCACCTCGACCCGGAGGAGGCGGTGCACCTCGACATCACCGCCGTGCACCTGCGGATCCTCGCCCGCGGCCCGCGCCGCACCGAGGGCAGGCTGATCGCGAGCAACAAGAAGCTGCGCTTCACCGGGCACGGCATCGGCACCGAGCTGCCGTGGGCGCGGGTGGTCTCGGTGCGGGTCGAACGCGGCGACGTGGTGGTCGCGGCGACCTCGGCGCGCGGCGGCGCCACCTTCACGGTGGCCGACCCGGAGTACGTGGCGGCCGTGCTGGAGGGCGCGCTGCGGGTGGCGAAGCGGCTGGTGCTGAGCCCGGGGCAGCGCGATTCGCGCAGCGTCCCGCAGGAGGTCAAGGCCGCGGTGTGGCAGCGCGACGGCGGGCGCTGCGTGGAGTGCGGCGACGGCCACTACCTGGAGTTCGACCACGTCATCCCGATCAGCAGGGGCGGCGCGACCAGCGCCGCCAACCTGCAGATCCTGTGCCGGGCCTGCAACCGGGCCAAGGGCGCCCGGATCTGA
- a CDS encoding cold-shock protein, translating to MSPAPVVQADRWSGVVSWFDAAKGFGFLAADDDPAPVFVEYTGIEGPGYRTLHAGQPVTFVRTVGPRGPEAGAVRAVV from the coding sequence CTGTCGCCCGCGCCCGTCGTCCAGGCAGATCGGTGGAGCGGGGTGGTGAGCTGGTTCGATGCCGCGAAGGGGTTCGGGTTCCTCGCCGCCGATGACGACCCGGCCCCGGTCTTCGTGGAGTACACCGGTATCGAGGGTCCGGGGTACCGCACGCTGCACGCCGGGCAGCCGGTCACCTTCGTGCGCACCGTGGGGCCGCGCGGTCCCGAGGCAGGCGCCGTGCGGGCTGTGGTCTGA
- the pabB gene encoding aminodeoxychorismate synthase component I, producing the protein MRTLLIDNYDSFTYNLHQLLGEVNGVPPVVLRNDAVTDLAELELERFDNIVISPGPGRPDVVRDVGISAAVIRDSALPLLGVCLGHQGIVVDAGGVVAAAPVPRHGYPDRVSHDGEGLFAGLPADFTAVRYHSLVAREPLPGSLRVTARSGDGVVMGVRRLDRPQWGVQFHPESVSSEFGAALLRNFAELTRRARVSGGAGAIRSRTGAGPLPGSRAPLNGAAARPGTGAPVNGARGATERPAAPPRRDGAPQRPRYRLRHTAIPRAIDTEAIFLRLYADSPTAFWLDSEHVEPGLDRFSFLGDASGPLAEVVRYRVGAGAVRVESAGGVRYVPGSVLEYLASELRRRSDVRRPPLPFDFACGYVGYLGYEMKAECGGNAAHTAETPDAQWIFADRMVVVDHVAARTHLLALDDGSDDVSSAWLAATEAALTELPTWSNPAPLNVPADPAAIAPLLGRGRDRYLADIAVCLQRLRAGESYEICLTDAARVPDDRDGLALYRTLRRCNPAPYAAYLRFGELDIACSSPERFLRIDRTGTVESKPIKGTAPRGATQAEDDLLRRELAGDPKTRAENLMIVDLLRNDLGRVCEIGSVHVPELMAVESYSTLHQLVSTVRGTLRPDAGPVDVLRACFPGGSMTGAPKLRTMEIIDELETEPRGVYSGTIGYLDVSGTADLNIVIRTAVRSGGGWRIGAGGAIVLGSDPAAEYLEMVLKAAATYRALAPAPVRG; encoded by the coding sequence ATGCGCACGCTCCTGATCGACAACTACGACTCGTTCACCTACAACCTGCACCAGTTGCTCGGCGAGGTGAACGGCGTGCCGCCGGTCGTGCTGCGCAACGACGCGGTCACCGATCTCGCGGAGCTGGAGCTGGAGCGCTTCGACAACATCGTGATCTCGCCGGGGCCGGGGCGGCCGGATGTCGTGCGCGACGTCGGCATCTCGGCGGCGGTGATCCGGGACTCCGCGCTGCCGCTGCTCGGGGTGTGCCTCGGGCACCAGGGGATCGTGGTGGACGCGGGCGGGGTGGTGGCGGCGGCGCCGGTGCCAAGGCACGGGTACCCGGATCGGGTGTCGCACGACGGGGAGGGGCTCTTCGCCGGGTTGCCCGCGGATTTCACCGCGGTGCGGTACCACTCGCTGGTCGCGCGGGAGCCGCTGCCCGGCTCGCTGCGGGTGACCGCGCGCAGTGGCGACGGGGTGGTCATGGGGGTGCGGCGGCTGGATCGGCCGCAGTGGGGGGTGCAGTTCCATCCGGAGTCGGTGTCGAGCGAGTTCGGGGCGGCGCTGCTCCGCAATTTCGCGGAACTGACGCGGCGGGCAAGGGTTTCCGGCGGAGCCGGGGCGATCCGTTCCCGCACCGGCGCCGGGCCGTTGCCGGGGTCGCGCGCGCCGCTGAACGGTGCAGCCGCGCGGCCGGGCACGGGAGCACCGGTGAACGGCGCGCGGGGAGCGACGGAGCGCCCCGCCGCGCCACCTCGGCGCGACGGCGCACCGCAGCGCCCTCGATATCGCCTGCGGCACACCGCGATCCCCCGCGCCATCGACACCGAGGCGATCTTCCTCCGGCTCTACGCCGACTCCCCCACCGCCTTCTGGCTGGACAGCGAACACGTCGAGCCGGGGCTCGACCGCTTCTCCTTCCTCGGCGACGCGAGCGGCCCGCTGGCCGAGGTGGTGCGGTACCGGGTGGGGGCGGGCGCGGTGCGGGTGGAGTCGGCGGGCGGGGTGCGCTACGTGCCCGGCAGCGTGCTGGAGTACCTGGCGAGCGAGCTGCGCCGCCGCTCCGACGTCCGGCGGCCACCGCTGCCGTTCGACTTCGCCTGCGGCTACGTCGGCTACCTGGGCTACGAGATGAAGGCCGAGTGCGGCGGGAACGCGGCGCACACCGCCGAGACCCCGGACGCCCAGTGGATCTTCGCCGACCGCATGGTGGTGGTCGACCATGTCGCCGCCCGCACCCACCTGCTCGCACTGGACGACGGCAGCGACGACGTGAGCAGCGCCTGGCTGGCCGCCACCGAGGCCGCGCTCACCGAGTTGCCGACCTGGAGCAACCCGGCCCCGCTGAACGTTCCCGCCGACCCCGCCGCCATCGCCCCGCTGCTCGGCCGCGGCCGCGACCGCTACCTCGCCGATATCGCGGTCTGCCTGCAGCGGCTGCGCGCGGGCGAGTCCTACGAGATCTGCCTGACCGACGCCGCGCGGGTCCCCGACGACCGCGACGGCCTCGCGCTCTACCGCACCCTTCGCCGCTGCAATCCGGCGCCGTACGCCGCGTACCTGCGCTTCGGCGAGCTCGATATCGCCTGCTCCTCGCCGGAGCGCTTCCTGCGCATCGACCGCACCGGCACGGTGGAAAGCAAGCCGATCAAGGGGACCGCGCCGCGCGGCGCGACCCAGGCCGAGGACGACCTGCTGCGCCGCGAGCTCGCGGGCGACCCGAAGACCCGCGCCGAGAACCTGATGATCGTCGACCTGCTCCGCAACGACCTCGGCCGGGTCTGCGAGATCGGCAGCGTGCACGTCCCCGAACTGATGGCGGTGGAGTCGTACTCCACGCTGCACCAGCTGGTCTCCACGGTGCGCGGCACGCTGCGGCCGGACGCGGGGCCGGTGGACGTGCTGCGCGCCTGCTTCCCCGGCGGCTCGATGACCGGCGCGCCCAAGCTGCGCACCATGGAGATCATCGACGAGCTGGAGACCGAGCCGCGCGGCGTCTACTCCGGCACCATCGGCTACCTCGACGTCTCCGGCACCGCGGACCTGAACATCGTCATCCGCACCGCGGTGCGCTCGGGCGGCGGCTGGCGGATCGGCGCGGGCGGCGCCATCGTGCTCGGCTCCGATCCGGCGGCGGAGTACCTGGAGATGGTGCTCAAGGCGGCGGCGACGTACCGCGCGCTGGCCCCCGCGCCGGTCCGCGGCTAG